A stretch of DNA from Xyrauchen texanus isolate HMW12.3.18 chromosome 31, RBS_HiC_50CHRs, whole genome shotgun sequence:
tgtctgtctatctatctatctatctatctatctatctatctatctatctatctatctgtctgtctgtctgtctgtctgtctgtctgtctatctatctatctatctatctatctatctatctatctatctatctatctatctatctgtctgtctgtctgtctgtctgtctgtctgtctacagtatctgtctgtctgtctgtctgtctgtctgtctatctatctatctgtctgtttgtctgtctgtctatctatctatctatctatctgtctgtctgtctatctatctgtctgtttgtctgtctgtctgtctctacatACAGAAATCTGAGATATGGCCATAAATGTACATTCATAAATCAATACTTCATATATTTGAGCAGAGATGTGTGAATTCATATTCCAGTATTTGGGGAAAGAATGTTGCATACGTGTTTTAACAAATATCTGTTGCATATATTCACgcatatatgtgtttatatacaGCAGATTATATATAAACCGAAAATATTTGCATGCTGAAAAATAGGAGTTTGTTTTGCTgggtgtgtaagagagtgtgttaATGCTTTTAAAAGTGTGTATTCATCAATGCGTGTGTGTTGTAGCAATGCATTGATTAATAATGACTTTAATAGAGCTTTATAAGTGTGTGCGGTGAGAACGCTCTTCAGCTGAGTCACTGACTTTAATGTGTGTCAGGAACAATACGATACATGATGTGGCTCTCATGGGCTTTCAGAAGTGGATGTACAGTTGGTTCTCGTCGTGTGTATGATCTAATTCTGATGTAATTACAGTAACTCCAGAATCATTAATAGAGTGCTACTAAAGTAACTGTAATCGGATTACACACGTTTACAAATGTAATGTCAGAAGTATTTGATTTGTTGTAATCTcattatgtaatccagattactTGTAGTCCGTTTCTACCGACACTGATGAAATATATGTTTATAAATGGTTTTCACACTCACATACTTTTACATATATGACACATATTCcaacaaatataaatattcaaatgATCACTTCATTCAAACTTTGATTGGTGGGAAAGTACTTTGTATGAAGGGCGGAGCCAAGAAAAAAGACTTTACATAAAAGAGGATGGGCCAATTATTGCACAAACATCCTTTCACATCTTCAGGAATCAGAATGaatcatttaaagctattttatatatatatatgtgaagtcAATGAAtaattctgggtgggcctgggtttAATTTAGGGGGTTCACAAGCCCACACCGGCCCACCCCTGGTGACGCCACTGCGTTGAATAAACCCTAatggacatttattttattttattatctttccAAACACTAATATAGTTTTTTTCCCGCCATCTTTAAATCTGCTTCATTTCATGTTTTTGTGTGCAAtttataatttcaaataaaaatgttcatctgCTCAAACATGTGCAGTATAATTGTATATGTGTTTACACTACATGGCCATTCATCAGATTTCATTAAGTCGTGTCGTGTCGTGTCACTCGCCAGCTTTCATTTGTGTTACTAAAGCACTGATGACATCACAGGTGGAGCAGCCAATGAGAGGAGAGACTAATCTGAGTCCCAtcccccaccgagagagagagacatatggGTCGACATATAAGACAAAGgctacaaatattaataaaaagagCGTGTCACAGATGAGCGAGTGAGGAAAGAGGGATAGAGAGACACGCACACAAAAGTGCAGaatgggtggagagagagagacacagagcgaGCGAGCTGTGGTTTTAGTGTAAGAGGATTTAGTCCCTCACAGTCTGTCCTGATATTTCTCAGTGATGGACAGATGAGAAACACAAAGATGGAGTGAGTGGAGGGAATCTGGGTCACACCGCTGGTGTCAAACTCTTATTCAGAGATGAGACATGAAGTGCATCTCACTGTAAACGATTGAATCTTTCACGAGTTGATTAAATCATCATCAAGCCTTAGAGACACTTCACACAATCAattatctcatgaaaatgatcATAATTATTAAACGTTTAGCTGCAGTTTCTAGAGAAaggtccagcagggggcgccaacaGCAAGTGAAATGGAGTCGTAATCAGACGAGGTTTTTCaatttttctcctcaatttgggaatgcccaattctgactcaatccgggtggtggaggatgaatctcagttggctacgcgtctgagaccgtcaatccacgcatcttatcacgtgacatgttgagcgcgttaccatggagacgtagcacgtgtggaggcttcacgctataatAACAGCCCATGAAATCAACATTATAATTCATGTCTGTAGCTTTAAGAACATCTAAATGCTAGTGTACTATAAATAAAAGTAACAGAATTGTCTTTTAGCAGGTGTACATATCTGGGAAAACTCAAACCGAAAATTTTAATGACATTATTTTGTTTGCAGGGGCGAAAACACGTTTTTGTCCAATTAAATCtgctctagaatgagaatgtccctcctccTGTAGTGTTCATttgttactttctttcttctgcagaacacaaatgaagatttttaaaagaatatttcagctctgttgattcatacaatgcaagtgaatggtgaccagaactttgaagttccaaaaagcacataaaggcagcataaaagcaatccagtggtttaatccatgtcatcaaagtgatatgatagatgtgggtgagaaacagatcaacatttaagtcattttttctattaatctccacctttgaccagctctGACCGGTAGAGGGCGATATGCTagaagaatgcgaattgccaaaaaacgaaataagaatgtgaaagtgaaagtggagatttatagttaaaaaggactgaaatatggatctgtttctcagtcacatctttcatatcacttatgaagacatggattaaaccactggagtcttatggattacttttatgatgcatttatgtgatttttggagcttcaaagttctggtcaccattcacttgcattgtatggaccaacagagcagaaatattcttctaaaaatcttcatttgtgttctgcagaagaaagaaattcaaaaacatttgggacgacatgagagtgaataaatgtttttgtgtgaactgtccctttaagatggtttagttgatgataatgtgcaaaatgacaaaaacatgtttcaaactctaacagaccaaactttaaccaaATGCTGAAACAATGTATGAACATGTAATTAAATTATAGTGAAAGATTAGcatgcataatgttataaatggtGACTCAGTCTTAAATGTGTGTCTCGTGCAGGTCTCATTCTGTTGTTCTATCTGGTCTTCTACACGTTTCTGGCGGGCATGTTCTGCCTCACCATGTATGTGATGCTGCTGACACTGGACGACTATAAGCCCACCTGGCAGGACCGCCTGGCATCACCAGGTACACACAATGTtcctacacatcacacacattcatGACTCGTCACATCACAGACACcatccctgtgtgtgtgtttgtaggcgTGATGATCCGGCCGAAAGGAGAAGCTCTAGAGATAATTTATAATAAGGAGAATACAGAAAGCTGGGACAAGTATGTTCAGGCCCTGGACAACTTCCTCACACgtaagttacattcaaaaagcgTTTCTTATGATGGGTTACGTGCCATATTGTCTTGGCGCTGTACTGGAGAGCAGATGACACTGCGTTTCTGTGTCTTCCTGTAGCGTACAGCAACCCGAAGCAGGTGATGAGCAATGACGAGTGCACGCCAGATCagtatttctatcaggaagacagcGGCGACGTGCGCAACAACCCCAAACGCTCCTGCCAGTTCAACCGCACCTTGCTTGGGGACTGTTCCGGGATCAATGACCGCACGTACGGCTACCAGAGCGGCAAACCCTGCGTGCTCATCAAACTCAACCGGGTAACTGGCCAATCACAGCACAGGTCACTGATGACGGCTGCATCCCAGTTCACACACGATTTACTTgcaaaaaataccaaataagtgaTGAACATTCAATGAGTCAAAGTTTctatgatattaaagcttgtttaacaaacgcctgcagaaacaggtgcatAAAACACAGTAAACTAAACTGTCTTTTGATAACCGTACACCAAGTGCTAGCATTGCAGCTAATTAGGTTGATAGGAAACGTAAGCAAACAGGAGCATTAGCTACAGCCCCTTGTTATCGGCCTGTCCATTTAAAGAAGTTACTCAGACGACCTTCTATTCCTTCAATGGTAATAAAGATGATGGCACACAGAACATGAGCATTTGACTCTTCTGCAGGTGATCGGAATGCTGCCTAATAACTACGGACAATCTCCGAATGTCACCTGTGGAGCAAAGGTAAGAGAAACATCTATCTACCTTATTTCAGATAATGATCACTAACAGTCATTAAACCATGAATTCCACCTGTGTTTACTCACGGCATCCCTCCAAACTCAGAAATATAAAGAGGAAGACGAGTGGGTAAGA
This window harbors:
- the LOC127625526 gene encoding sodium/potassium-transporting ATPase subunit beta-2-like, which produces MAKEDEKKESSGEWKEFFWNPRTHELLGRTASSWGLILLFYLVFYTFLAGMFCLTMYVMLLTLDDYKPTWQDRLASPGVMIRPKGEALEIIYNKENTESWDKYVQALDNFLTPYSNPKQVMSNDECTPDQYFYQEDSGDVRNNPKRSCQFNRTLLGDCSGINDRTYGYQSGKPCVLIKLNRVIGMLPNNYGQSPNVTCGAKKEDSDSVGEIAYYPTDGAFNLMYYPYYGKKAQVNYSQPLVAVKFLNITLNTDVNVECKINSNTTQFSERDKFAGRVSFKLRVNTI